In Pecten maximus chromosome 10, xPecMax1.1, whole genome shotgun sequence, one genomic interval encodes:
- the LOC117336678 gene encoding uncharacterized protein LOC117336678, with protein sequence MDSSRGPSRSDRGLFAVGHAGKTSRRSKRGAHFKVDTSRVDLTEDHSYVLVNEAPINIVADNLDIGAEYEIGPNDNIDPTWKIGRRVVELELLAKNMFCDVCNSPLHLSNTLWERRLGLGSTLHIQCTNAVCDAVCQVDTGKRGSSGAFDVNSKAAIGMVHAGIGPSQVNNFLVECNIPPIATSTLKRKESLIGKTLVEAASTSCRDAQTEEKELSSEKLQASFDGGWQKRGTGFNYNSNTGHAAMIGKTTGKVIAYDVRSKSCRICDIHKDKKETVPSHVCPRNWEGSSKAMEPDMAVSMAHRLSDQGFQLDVFHADNDSTTTAKMLLDFPKLEKKDDQNHVKKGISKSLYELSKKHKELKHAEVIPYIMRCFMYAMTGSNTEAELELSLKRIVPHIFGEHTGCSTVKWCTYKDDPQKFRYKSLPNGTALQDPTLRTRLEELVAKYSCRSGNLLNLGSTQANESFNSLVSTKTPKAKFYGSSDSLMNRVSASVLQKNEGHNYLPKVNESALLSPGEFTVKLSTKLDNARSARKEKEKTREYKLRRVELKRKKRLKEQSSYVKEGTTYETDIDLTINNSSDPDVQTIPSVLSLDESKSLVFFDLETTSASRQSDITQIAAVVNGDNIFHRYVLPRCDIAIKASEVTGLTYSRSLSKMYLRGKEIENVTSIHSALLDFLDFLKTLPNPILVGHNAASFDIPILTNRLREFQLCSSFANVVKGYMDTLRLARRLFTKKEVGSHSQESLVRKFLGMSYEAHNAVFDVKALQDLFNLKMSAKWSVDDVFSMNFLSCKKSYDTLVSKKAMNKLSAEKLSKNGIHFNHLKLAYSRNAISGVKVILCENKIQKCFISNIVKCIQKEE encoded by the exons ATGGATTCTTCCCGGGGTCCTTCCCGGAGTGATAGAGGTCTGTTTGCTGTTGGCCATGCGGGTAAGACTTCCCGAAGATCTAAAAGGGGGGCACATTTTAAAGTTGACACTTCCCGAGTTGATTTAACAGAGGATCACTCCTACGTTTTAGTGAATGAGGCCCCAATTAATATTGTTGCAGACAATCTCGACATAGGTGCGGAGTACGAAATTGGGCCTAATGATAATATTGACCCAACGTGGAAGATTGGTAGGCGGGTTGTTGAGTTAGAGCTGCTGGCTAAAAACATGTTTTGCGATGTATGCAATTCGCCCCTCCATCTCTCCAACACACTGTGGGAGCGCAGACTTGGACTTGGAAGCACGCTCCATATTCAGTGCACCAACGCGGTGTGTGATGCTGTATGCCAAGTGGACACTGGAAAACGGGGATCATCAGGGGCGTTTGATGTAAATTCCAAGGCTGCTATAG gtATGGTTCATGCTGGAATTGGCCCATCACAGGTTAACAATTTTCTTGTGGAGTGCAACATACCCCCCATTGCTACATCCACTCTTAAAAGAAAAGAGTCACTGATTGGAAAGACTTTGGTGGAAGCTGCATCAACATCATGCAGAGATGCTCAAACTGAAGAAAAAGAATTGAGTTCAGAAAAG ttacAAGCCAGTTTTGATGGTGGGTGGCAGAAAAGAGGAACTGGTTTCAACTATAACAGTAACACAG GACATGCAGCTATGATCGGGAAGACCACAGGTAAAGTTATTGCCTACGACGTCAGAAGCAAATCCTGCAGAATTTGTGACATTCACAAAGACAAAAAAGAAACAGTTCCGAGTCATGTATGCCCACGCAACTGGGAGGGGAGCAGCAAAGCCATGGAGCCAGATATGGCTGTGAGCATGGCTCACAG ACTCTCCGATCAAGGATTCCAGCTTGATGTGTTTCATGCAGATAACGACTCCACAACAACTGCAAAAATGCTTTTGGACTTCCCAAAATTAGAGAAAAAAGATGACCAAAATCATGTCAAAAAAGGGATATCAAAGTCCCTATATGAGCTATCCAAGAA ACACAAGGAACTCAAACATGCTGAAGTCATACCATACATCATGAGATGCTTCATGTATGCAATGACGGGAAGCAACACAGAAGCAGAACTGGAACTTTCACTAAAGAGGATCGTTCCACATATCTTTGGTGAACACACTGGTTGTTCTACTGTCAAATGGTGCACATATAAGGATGATCCCCAAAAATTCAG GTACAAAAGTCTTCCCAATGGCACTGCCTTACAAGATCCCACACTGAGGACACGCCTGGAGGAACTAGTTGCCAAATATTCATGCCGGTCTGGAAACCTCCTGAATTTGGGCTCCACACAAGCAAATGAAAGTTTTAACAGCCTTGTTTCCACAAAAACACCGAAAGCCAA ATTCTATGGCAGCTCAGATTCATTAATGAATAGGGTATCTGCATCTGTTCTTCAAAAGAATGAAGGTCATAATTATTTACCTAAG GTAAATGAATCGGCCCTTCTTTCCCCTGGCGAGTTCACCGTCAAACTGTCAACAAAATTGGACAATGCTCGGTCAGCCCGTAAAGAAAAGGAAAAGACCAGAGAATACAAATTAAGAAGGGTTGAGTTGAAACGGAAAAAAAGGTTGAAAGAACAGTCATCATATGTAAAGGAAGGTACTACCTATGAAACTGATATTGATCTAACCATTAACAACAGTAGTGATCCAGATGTACAAACTATACCATCAGTATTGTCCTTGGATGAATCCAAATCTTTGGTTTTCTTTGATTTGGAAACAACTTCTGCTTCACGTCAAAGTGACATTACTCAAATTGCTGCTGTTGTTAATGGTGACAATATTTTTCATAGATATGTCCTGCCAAGGTGTGACATAGCAATCAAAGCATCGGAAGTTACAGGACTGACCTATTCAAGGTCATTAAGTAAGATGTACCTCAGGGGAAAGGAGATTGAAAATGTGACCTCCATCCATTCAGCTTTGTTGGATTTCTTAGATTTTTTGAAAACTCTCCCCAATCCTATTCTTGTTGGTCATAATGCAGCATCGTTTGATATACCTATCCTTACAAACAGATTGAGAGAGTTCCAGTTATGCTCGTCATTTGCCAATGTTGTAAAAGGATATATGGACACTCTTAGGTTAGCAAGACGCTTGTTTACCAAGAAGGAGGTTGGATCTCACAGCCAAGAATCGTTGGTAAGGAAGTTCCTTGGGATGTCGTATGAGGCACACAATGCAGTTTTTGATGTGAAAGCCCTCCAAGACTTGTTTAACTTAAAAATGAGTGCAAAGTGGTCAGTTGACGATGTGTTCAGTATGAACTTTTTATCTTGTAAAAAGTCTTATGACACCTTGGTAAGCAAGAAAGCCATGAACAAATTATCAGCTGAGAAATTGTCCAAAAATGGTATCCATTTCAATCACTTGAAACTGGCATACAGCAGGAATGCTATCTCTGGAGTGAAAGTAAttttatgtgaaaataaaatacagaaatgtttCATTTCCAACATTGTCAAATGTATTCAGAAAGAAGAGTGA